The Bacillus sp. Marseille-Q1617 genome has a segment encoding these proteins:
- a CDS encoding Type 1 glutamine amidotransferase-like domain-containing protein yields MGTIVISGGGNEQQTEDIDRHFVSLLNRARPLLYIPVAMEPSSVSYEACCEWIKGVFSPLGIKRIVMWTDLEDKSLVELMDFFAVYIGGGNTFRLLKILKDTHFSKLIREYLKTGGTVYGGSAGGIVLGSHIMTCALNDENKEHLENNEGLGLLDRYAILCHYEKGQQTFIRSFINNFQLPVIALSEETGLCIKGCEIQVIGNKNAVVFDDDGNREVEIGALLK; encoded by the coding sequence ATGGGCACTATTGTAATTTCAGGGGGAGGAAATGAACAACAGACAGAGGACATTGATCGTCATTTTGTCTCCTTATTAAATCGGGCCCGGCCGCTCTTATATATTCCGGTTGCAATGGAACCGTCTTCCGTTTCATACGAGGCATGCTGTGAATGGATAAAGGGGGTCTTCAGCCCTCTTGGAATAAAACGAATAGTTATGTGGACAGATTTAGAAGATAAGAGCTTAGTAGAGTTAATGGACTTTTTTGCTGTTTATATTGGCGGCGGGAATACATTTCGACTTTTGAAAATACTGAAAGACACACATTTCTCAAAATTGATAAGGGAATATTTGAAGACTGGTGGGACTGTTTATGGAGGCAGTGCCGGCGGGATTGTTTTAGGAAGCCATATAATGACTTGTGCACTTAATGATGAAAATAAAGAACACTTAGAGAATAATGAAGGTCTGGGCTTATTGGACCGCTATGCCATTCTATGTCACTATGAGAAAGGGCAGCAGACATTCATACGTTCTTTTATAAATAATTTTCAACTTCCTGTCATTGCGCTCTCAGAGGAGACGGGACTATGCATCAAAGGGTGTGAAATACAAGTGATTGGTAACAAGAATGCAGTGGTATTTGACGATGATGGGAATAGAGAAGTTGAAATTGGGGCTCTGTTGAAATGA
- a CDS encoding alpha/beta hydrolase has translation MYDNFEVNITPLKRKRQVRVYLPNTYNEDGTIRYPVLYMHDGQNLYRDEDAGYGMAWRVGDYLDKSDLDLIVVGVDCNEGLKRLDEYGPWQSKEMTDVFSSERQSIGGEGKEYIDYIVHELKPMIDEKYRTLPDDTSMAGSSMGGLISTYAACVYPHIFKRVASISSAYWFNQVEIEDLIKKSDLSKIEKFYLDIGTKENTESINDLTYIDSSREIYHLLQEKVQDCRFHVVEGAVHNELAWRERLPQIFGYLYKR, from the coding sequence ATGTACGATAATTTTGAAGTGAACATTACACCTCTTAAGAGAAAGAGGCAGGTTCGCGTTTACTTACCTAATACATACAATGAAGATGGGACAATACGCTACCCAGTCTTATACATGCATGACGGACAGAATCTTTATAGGGATGAAGATGCAGGGTATGGAATGGCTTGGCGAGTCGGGGATTACCTGGATAAAAGTGATTTGGACCTGATAGTGGTGGGGGTTGACTGTAATGAAGGTTTGAAAAGATTAGATGAGTATGGACCGTGGCAAAGCAAGGAAATGACCGATGTATTTTCTTCTGAACGGCAGTCAATAGGAGGAGAAGGAAAGGAATATATCGACTATATTGTACATGAATTAAAGCCTATGATCGATGAGAAATACCGGACATTGCCAGATGACACCAGCATGGCTGGCAGTTCAATGGGAGGCCTTATTTCAACGTATGCTGCATGCGTGTATCCACATATTTTTAAAAGGGTAGCTTCTATTTCCTCCGCATATTGGTTTAATCAGGTGGAGATTGAAGACCTGATCAAAAAAAGCGATTTATCAAAAATTGAAAAATTTTATTTAGATATCGGAACGAAAGAAAATACAGAAAGCATTAATGATCTTACATATATAGACTCAAGCAGGGAAATATATCATTTACTTCAGGAAAAGGTTCAGGATTGCCGTTTCCATGTGGTGGAAGGTGCGGTACATAACGAGTTGGCATGGAGGGAACGGTTGCCGCAGATATTTGGTTATTTATATAAGAGATAG
- a CDS encoding S8 family peptidase has protein sequence MKFKKIAALSLAASLAIFPSFGGSAFAKDSTSLEISSKNTSANKSLEQNEYVKGEVIVKFKDSATASTKGNALKGVKATEVEDTDAVESPFKVLKVGNVEAVVKALNNNPNVEYAEPNYKLAGTWTPNDTYYQGYQYGPQNTYTNYAWDYTRGSSGQEIAVLDTGVDYNHPDLDGKTIRGYDFVDNDYYPMDLNGHGTHVAGTAAAETNNGTGIAGMAPNTRILAVRVLDANGSGSLADIADGIRYAADQGAEVINLSLGCDCSTTTLENAVNYAWNKGSVVIAAAGNDGVSTTFEPASYANVIAVGAVDSNDRKASFSNYGSWVDVTAPGVDIAATVPNNGYSYMSGTSMASPHVAGLAGLLASQGRNNVQIRQAIEQTADPISGTGYYFEHGRINSYDAVRY, from the coding sequence ATGAAGTTCAAGAAAATAGCCGCATTATCATTAGCTGCATCACTCGCGATCTTTCCAAGCTTTGGGGGAAGTGCTTTCGCGAAGGATTCCACCTCTTTGGAAATCTCATCAAAAAATACATCCGCAAACAAAAGCCTTGAGCAAAATGAGTATGTAAAAGGTGAAGTGATTGTAAAGTTTAAAGATTCTGCTACAGCATCAACAAAAGGAAATGCGCTTAAAGGCGTAAAGGCCACTGAGGTTGAAGACACAGATGCAGTTGAATCACCTTTCAAAGTCCTTAAGGTAGGGAATGTAGAAGCCGTTGTTAAAGCGTTGAACAACAACCCGAACGTTGAATACGCGGAGCCTAACTACAAACTTGCCGGCACATGGACACCAAATGATACTTATTATCAAGGCTATCAATACGGTCCTCAAAACACCTACACTAATTACGCATGGGATTACACCCGCGGCAGCAGCGGACAGGAAATCGCAGTTCTTGATACAGGCGTAGATTATAACCACCCTGACCTGGACGGCAAGACCATCCGCGGCTATGATTTCGTCGACAATGATTACTACCCAATGGATCTGAATGGTCATGGTACGCATGTTGCAGGTACAGCCGCTGCAGAAACGAATAATGGCACAGGTATTGCAGGAATGGCGCCTAATACTAGAATCCTTGCCGTTCGTGTATTAGATGCAAACGGAAGCGGTTCATTAGCGGACATCGCCGATGGTATCCGTTATGCTGCGGATCAAGGTGCAGAAGTCATCAACCTTTCTTTAGGCTGTGACTGCTCTACCACTACTTTGGAAAATGCCGTTAACTATGCATGGAATAAAGGAAGCGTCGTTATCGCTGCAGCAGGAAACGATGGAGTATCAACTACCTTTGAACCAGCATCTTATGCAAACGTGATCGCAGTCGGAGCTGTAGACAGTAATGACCGTAAGGCTTCTTTCTCGAATTACGGATCATGGGTGGATGTAACAGCACCTGGTGTCGACATAGCTGCCACAGTACCTAATAACGGATATTCCTATATGTCAGGTACATCAATGGCTTCTCCACATGTTGCCGGTCTTGCCGGACTTCTTGCCTCCCAGGGTCGAAACAATGTTCAAATCCGTCAGGCAATTGAACAGACTGCAGATCCGATCAGCGGCACCGGTTACTACTTCGAACATGGACGAATCAATTCTTATGATGCTGTAAGATACTAA
- a CDS encoding M4 family metallopeptidase, with protein sequence MLATGSAAAQPQANVQWNEKAGTPEFVSGVLSAPSKEKAETIVLSYLEKNKHTFKLTDKGAKDQFKVLSVEKDELGLTVVRFQQMFKGVPVWGSTQSAVVNENGIIKAFSGAVVADLDKKSLKASKKVKANKALKIAKSDLGIDPKLEKDAKPELVVYTDNDSARYAYFINLNFLQPEPGNWNYFIDTKTGEILNKYNDMHEVSGTNQVGTGTGVLGGTKQLNTTLSGSTYYLQDNTRGGGVYTYDMDNMTFFPQFFLPGSLWADSDNVFNDSYDAAAVDAHYFAGQTYDFYKENYNRNSYDNNGAELVSSVHYSSGYNNAFWNGSQMVYGDGDGTTFAPLSGGIDVVAHELTHAVTNFSSDLVYQNESGALNEAISDIFGTLVEFEKGQNPDFEIGEDIYTPGTSGDALRSMSDPSKYGDPDHYSVRYTGTEDNGGVHINSGIINKQAYLLSEGGTFYGVTVPGIGREKLGDIYYRMNTVYLTSSSTFSQARAAAVQAASDLYGSGSAEVNSVKLSFDAVGIY encoded by the coding sequence ATGTTAGCTACAGGAAGTGCCGCTGCACAGCCCCAAGCAAATGTTCAATGGAATGAAAAAGCAGGTACGCCTGAGTTTGTATCAGGAGTTCTCTCTGCCCCATCTAAAGAAAAAGCGGAAACCATCGTTCTCTCTTATTTAGAAAAGAATAAGCATACCTTCAAGTTAACGGATAAAGGTGCTAAAGACCAATTCAAGGTCTTATCTGTTGAAAAAGATGAGCTCGGGCTTACAGTCGTCCGCTTTCAGCAAATGTTCAAAGGGGTGCCTGTCTGGGGCTCCACTCAATCAGCTGTTGTGAATGAAAATGGAATCATCAAAGCTTTTTCAGGTGCAGTAGTTGCCGACTTGGATAAGAAAAGCTTGAAGGCAAGTAAAAAGGTGAAAGCGAATAAAGCACTCAAAATCGCAAAAAGTGATTTAGGGATCGATCCTAAGCTTGAAAAAGATGCAAAGCCTGAGCTTGTTGTTTATACAGATAATGATTCTGCCCGGTACGCATACTTTATCAATTTGAATTTCCTGCAGCCTGAGCCGGGGAACTGGAACTATTTCATTGATACAAAAACCGGGGAAATCCTCAATAAATACAATGATATGCACGAAGTCAGCGGGACGAATCAAGTAGGTACGGGCACCGGGGTGCTTGGCGGAACGAAACAGCTGAATACTACACTTTCAGGAAGCACCTACTATCTGCAGGATAATACCCGGGGTGGAGGAGTTTATACATACGACATGGACAACATGACCTTCTTCCCTCAATTCTTCCTGCCTGGCTCACTATGGGCGGACAGTGATAATGTGTTCAATGACTCCTATGATGCAGCAGCGGTCGATGCCCATTACTTTGCTGGACAAACCTATGATTTCTACAAAGAAAACTATAACCGAAATTCTTATGACAACAACGGGGCTGAACTGGTATCTTCCGTCCACTACAGCAGCGGTTATAACAATGCATTCTGGAACGGTTCACAGATGGTTTACGGGGATGGGGACGGAACTACATTCGCACCGCTTTCCGGCGGGATTGATGTTGTGGCGCATGAGCTGACACATGCCGTTACCAACTTCTCCTCTGACCTGGTCTATCAGAACGAATCAGGTGCTTTGAACGAAGCAATCTCTGATATATTCGGGACACTAGTGGAATTCGAAAAAGGTCAAAACCCTGATTTTGAAATCGGTGAAGACATTTACACTCCCGGGACAAGCGGTGATGCCCTCAGATCTATGAGCGACCCAAGCAAATATGGTGACCCTGATCATTACTCCGTTCGCTATACTGGAACGGAAGATAACGGCGGCGTTCACATCAACTCTGGAATCATCAACAAGCAGGCATATCTATTAAGTGAAGGAGGAACTTTCTATGGAGTGACCGTACCCGGCATCGGACGTGAGAAACTCGGTGACATTTATTACCGCATGAATACGGTATACCTCACTTCCTCTTCAACCTTCAGCCAGGCAAGGGCAGCTGCTGTCCAGGCGGCAAGCGACCTTTATGGCAGTGGTTCAGCTGAAGTAAATTCAGTCAAACTTTCATTTGATGCAGTAGGAATCTATTAA
- a CDS encoding universal stress protein: MFKKILLATDGSEHSIRAADKAITLASLQPGAEINIVYVIDAKQSKDDVLQHWGTDASDKRKFKLQLIEQKAKHAEVKYETIILHGEPGPAIVEYANKHAYDALVIGSRGLNTFQEMVLGSVSHKVAKRAKCPVMIVK, from the coding sequence ATGTTTAAAAAAATATTGCTTGCCACAGACGGATCTGAGCATTCAATCAGAGCGGCTGATAAAGCAATCACACTTGCTTCATTACAACCCGGTGCGGAAATTAACATTGTTTATGTGATTGACGCCAAACAATCAAAAGATGATGTCCTTCAGCACTGGGGGACCGATGCCTCAGATAAAAGAAAATTTAAACTTCAATTGATTGAACAAAAAGCGAAACATGCTGAAGTAAAATACGAAACGATTATTTTACATGGAGAACCCGGCCCTGCCATTGTTGAATATGCAAACAAGCATGCTTATGATGCGCTGGTAATCGGAAGCCGCGGCCTCAATACTTTTCAGGAAATGGTACTGGGAAGTGTCAGCCATAAGGTGGCTAAACGGGCAAAATGTCCGGTCATGATCGTGAAATAG
- a CDS encoding GDSL-type esterase/lipase family protein, producing the protein MKIGLFGDSLTEGRPGVSFVKLLKERFPQDDFDNQGKPGETLKSLYARLVKEPVTSDYDLSFLWIGVNDVYSKLLKVQAKTPVSDHEEFRELFEKLISLLSLHSERVIAVTPALIGEQTENEHNRELHELSFVIQIITSKHTSVDLLNMHEVFKEHFSGGSSSDFINTRVLSIMKDALFYKNINKIDRLSAKRGLRFTLDVIHLNSKGALIAADEYAKLIEQYTC; encoded by the coding sequence ATGAAAATAGGATTGTTTGGTGATAGCTTGACTGAAGGCAGACCCGGCGTATCATTTGTCAAGCTATTGAAAGAAAGATTTCCCCAGGACGATTTTGATAACCAGGGTAAACCGGGTGAAACCCTCAAAAGTTTATATGCACGATTGGTGAAAGAGCCAGTTACCTCTGACTATGACCTCTCTTTTTTATGGATCGGTGTTAATGATGTTTATTCCAAACTATTGAAAGTTCAAGCTAAGACGCCTGTCAGTGATCATGAGGAATTCAGGGAGTTGTTTGAAAAACTTATATCCCTTCTTTCCCTCCATTCCGAACGGGTGATTGCTGTTACCCCGGCATTGATCGGTGAACAAACCGAGAATGAACACAACAGGGAATTACACGAGCTGTCTTTTGTCATTCAGATTATTACGAGCAAACACACTTCTGTTGACTTACTCAATATGCATGAAGTATTCAAAGAACATTTTTCTGGCGGTTCAAGCAGTGACTTTATCAATACCAGAGTTCTCAGTATCATGAAAGACGCCCTCTTCTATAAGAATATCAATAAAATCGATCGACTCTCAGCCAAAAGGGGATTGAGATTTACACTCGATGTCATCCATTTAAACAGTAAGGGCGCACTGATTGCTGCGGATGAATATGCGAAACTCATCGAACAATACACCTGTTAA
- a CDS encoding SulP family inorganic anion transporter: MNLSSKIKYEWFGNIRADILAGMVVAMALIPEAIAFSIIAGVDPMVGLYASFCIAVVIAFVGGRPGMISAATGATALLMTTLVAEHGLKYLLAATILTGVIQIIMGVLKLGRLMKFVPRSVMIGFVNALAILIFTAQLPHFVGEEWMMYVMVAAALAIIYILPRFTKAVPSPLVAIIAVSIFSVMAGTGVRTVGDMGELTQTLPIFLIPDIPFTFETLQIIFPYSLSIAIVGLVESLLTASIVDDMTDTSSDKNKEAKGQGMANIVSGFFGGMAGCAMIGQSVINVKSGGRGRLSAFVAGTFLMILILLLNDFLVQIPMAALVGVMIMVSIGTFDWGSVMNLHKTPITDTIVMLATVITVLFTHDLSKGVLVGIILSAVFFASKISKVKVTTLASEQTHKKVYRVSGQLFFASVTDFVESFDFTEDVKEVTLDLTNTHLWDDSAVGAIDKIVLKYHHNGVKVNLAGLNAESNKLMDKLAVHNKPGGLDKVVNH, translated from the coding sequence ATGAATTTATCTTCAAAAATTAAATATGAATGGTTTGGAAACATCCGCGCAGACATTCTTGCAGGGATGGTCGTAGCGATGGCATTGATTCCCGAAGCAATTGCATTTTCGATCATTGCCGGAGTAGATCCGATGGTCGGGTTGTACGCATCATTCTGTATCGCAGTGGTCATAGCATTTGTCGGTGGACGTCCGGGCATGATTTCTGCAGCGACGGGTGCAACGGCTTTATTGATGACTACTTTAGTGGCCGAGCACGGATTAAAGTATTTGCTTGCTGCTACTATCCTGACAGGCGTGATTCAGATTATTATGGGTGTCCTAAAACTAGGCCGCTTAATGAAATTTGTTCCACGTTCTGTCATGATAGGATTCGTTAACGCATTGGCAATCTTGATTTTCACAGCCCAATTGCCGCATTTTGTTGGAGAAGAGTGGATGATGTACGTGATGGTGGCTGCGGCTCTGGCCATTATCTATATTCTCCCGCGTTTTACGAAGGCCGTACCTTCACCGCTAGTAGCAATTATTGCTGTATCGATTTTTTCTGTTATGGCAGGTACAGGTGTTAGGACAGTTGGGGATATGGGTGAATTAACTCAAACACTGCCTATTTTCTTGATTCCTGATATTCCATTTACGTTTGAGACGCTTCAAATCATTTTTCCTTATTCATTATCGATTGCCATTGTCGGTTTGGTTGAATCATTGCTGACTGCTTCGATTGTAGATGATATGACGGATACATCAAGTGATAAGAATAAAGAAGCAAAGGGACAAGGAATGGCCAACATTGTTTCAGGATTCTTCGGCGGTATGGCTGGATGTGCAATGATTGGACAATCAGTCATCAATGTTAAATCCGGCGGCCGGGGCAGACTATCCGCGTTTGTGGCCGGAACATTCTTAATGATCCTGATTCTGCTCTTGAATGATTTCTTAGTTCAAATTCCGATGGCGGCACTCGTAGGGGTCATGATCATGGTCTCGATTGGTACATTTGATTGGGGCTCTGTCATGAATCTTCACAAAACGCCAATCACGGATACCATTGTGATGCTCGCTACCGTTATTACAGTGTTATTCACACATGACTTATCGAAAGGCGTCCTCGTAGGAATCATTTTAAGTGCCGTATTCTTCGCTTCCAAGATTTCAAAAGTGAAGGTTACCACTTTGGCATCGGAGCAAACCCATAAGAAAGTATACCGGGTGTCCGGACAACTATTCTTTGCATCCGTTACAGATTTCGTTGAAAGCTTTGATTTCACGGAAGATGTGAAGGAAGTGACATTGGATCTGACGAATACTCATTTATGGGATGATTCAGCCGTTGGGGCGATTGATAAGATTGTGCTGAAATACCATCACAACGGGGTTAAGGTAAACTTGGCAGGACTTAATGCCGAAAGTAATAAATTAATGGATAAACTGGCTGTTCACAATAAGCCGGGTGGCCTTGATAAGGTTGTTAATCATTAA